In the Acidobacteriota bacterium genome, GCGTTGGAACGCTTTGCGTCCGGAAATCAGTCCGGTGCCGCCTGCGCGTTTGTTGACGATGGCGGTGGTCACGGCTTCGGCCAGATCGCTGGCGCCTTTGGATTCGCCGCCGGAGTTGATCAGCCCAGCGCGTCCCATATAACAGTTGGCGACCTGATACCGCGTCAGATCAATCAAGTTGTCGGACGACAGTTCGGAGTACACGCGGTCGTCAATTTTGCCGTAGGGATTTTCCTTCGACGACAGCGCTTTGTATCCGCCGTTGTTCAGCGGCAGTTTCTGTTTGATGATGTCGGCTTCGATGGTCACGCCCAGGTGGTTGGCCTGCCCGGTCAAATCCGCCGAAACGTGATAATCCTTGTCCTTCTTGAAATCCGAATTGCGCAGGTAACACCACAGGACGGTGTACAGCCCCAATTCGTGCGCGCGCTCGAACGCTTCGGACACTTCCTGCAACTGGCGCGTGGCTTCGTCCGAACCGAAGTAAATCGTCGCGCCGATGCCGGTCGCGCCCATTTCAAACGCCTGATCCACGCGGCCAAACATGACCTGGTCGAATTTGTTCGGGTAGGTCAGAAATTCGTTGTGGTTGATTTTGACGATGAAGGGAATGCGGTGCGCGTATTTGCGGCTGCACGCGCCGAGCACGCCCAACGTGGAAGCGACGGCGTTGCATCCGCCTTCGATGGCCAATTCGACGATCTTGGCCGGGTCAAAATAAATCGGGTTTTTGGCAAAGCTC is a window encoding:
- a CDS encoding class I fructose-bisphosphate aldolase, with product MNIQDIEKLLGEEGQALLKHECKTISKDMLHLPGPDFVDRVCTDSDRPSAVLRNLQHTFNTGRLAGTGYLSILPVDQGIEHSAGASFAKNPIYFDPAKIVELAIEGGCNAVASTLGVLGACSRKYAHRIPFIVKINHNEFLTYPNKFDQVMFGRVDQAFEMGATGIGATIYFGSDEATRQLQEVSEAFERAHELGLYTVLWCYLRNSDFKKDKDYHVSADLTGQANHLGVTIEADIIKQKLPLNNGGYKALSSKENPYGKIDDRVYSELSSDNLIDLTRYQVANCYMGRAGLINSGGESKGASDLAEAVTTAIVNKRAGGTGLISGRKAFQRPMKEGVQILNAIQDVYLAKEVTIA